The following proteins are co-located in the Solea solea chromosome 21, fSolSol10.1, whole genome shotgun sequence genome:
- the LOC131448141 gene encoding zinc finger protein 91-like isoform X2, whose translation MKVLKSPRLPLSALRLLVSPVRLVSAAVWQTVEQKAVAHYGVLEEFVSMVTDLVPELLTTRQRAQLVLGLRARLILELCQCEDSAHSEVVQPHLDRMQTLIQACVKEAGTTNVDVPNSDFVDFVKDMLKDPETRDNFYETVFPEEFGPAFDEALCTLTSLLLCRLEKFLPLHTFQQVASMFGDVSSVLQDCMAPVSQGDELRIVLQYHKENSQLDHNDGSLDGACIISALKFHSVKTTVACRKQAQDAILDQVPSHTGTEVVPSPRTTQTNTDTVPQCHPIGIKHSVQLNPACKSAQRKEKTSTVVVSVNKNPSISRNDSANTAPDTNCSEDDSWSYYSDDDPFCRSPSSSDSWSYYSDTASSLVSPGKSSTGYDSPSGCSDEDPPYKRQKTLSSSKRKPGIADTDVAAQKKNHYTYCFICKKRINMSLRGHMKTHFPSGNYTCPRCNKRFKLYMSLQRHLQKICFESTRQQVNAGSPEVAKNLHKCDKCQDAFSYKVSLARHKITHHELYCSVCRRVLRDAATLARHKASHTAFKCIRCNETFTLFLLLLRHCENVHKIGKPFKCDHCPKTFPKLRVLILHEWKHTGHLPFQCAQCGSRFRCDTDLLLHERVHTRERPFLCPECGKTFAQNSNLIRHMNLIHGEFRNEKKHSCSQCEKSFKEKGSLKKHQRTSHLKELFRYPCPHCGKLVSRSTLVRHELIHTGERPFKCTVAECGKAFRSATEVKNHVLLHHTSERPFRCDVCGKGFTRKGFLTAHAKIHLGERPFVCPTCGKAFLKLYSMERHKKLVHTVVKE comes from the exons gtcctcgtcttcctctctcCGCTCTTCGTCTCCTGGTCTCACCGGTCCGTCTGGTCTCTGCAGCAGTCTGGCAGACCGTAGAGCAGAAGGCAGTGGCTCATTATGGGGTGCTGGAGGAgtttgtttccatggttacagaCCTTGTCCCGGAGCTGCTCACCACCCGACAGAGGGCCCAACTGGTCCTGGGCCTGAGAGCGCGG CTCATTCTGGAGTTATGTCAGTGTGAAGATTCCGCTCACTCAGAGGTTGTTCAGCCTCACCTGGACAGGATGCAGACGCTAATCCAGGCCTGTGTAAAGGAG GCTGGAACCACAAATGTAGACGTGCCAAACTCAGACTTTGTGGATTTTGTGAAAGACATGTTGAAAGATCCAGAGACGAGAGACAACTTCTATGAG aCAGTTTTCCCTGAAGAGTTTGGTCCTGCGTTTGACGAAGCTCTGTGCACTCTGACATCGCTGCTTCTGTGCAGACTGGAGAAGTTTCTTCCTCTTCACACTTTCCAACAG GTTGCCTCCATGTTTGGTGACGTGTCATCAGTTCTGCAGGACTGTATGGCGCCCGTGTCTCAAGGGGACGAGCTTAGAATCGTCCTGCAGtatcacaaagaaaacagtcagCTTGACCACAATG ACGGTTCCTTGGATGGTGCCTGTATTATTTCAGCTCTCAAATTTCActctgtaaaaacaacagtggCGTGTAGAAAACAAGCACAAGACGCCATCTTGGATCAAGTTCCATCGCACACAGGGACAGAGGTCGTACCGTCACCTcgtacaacacaaacaaacaccgaCACAGTCCCACAATGTCACCCAATTGGGATAAAACACAGTGTCCAGCTCAATCCTGCCTGCAAATCTgcccagaggaaagaaaaaacatccacaGTGGTTGTGTCTGTCAACAAGAATCCAAGCATCTCCAGGAATGACTCAGCAAATACAGCTCCTGACACTAACTGCAGTGAAGATGACTCGTGGTCTTACTACTCGGACGATGATCCTTTCTGTCGCAGTCCCAGTTCGTCGGATTCTTGGTCTTACTACTCGGACACCGCCTCGTCTTTGGTGTCTCCCGGTAAAAGTTCGACTGGGTATGATTCACCGTCAGGCTGCTCAGATGAGGACCCTCCCTACAAGCGTCAGAAAACTTTGTCCTCTTCAAAAAGAAAGCCAGGAATCGCTGACACGGATGTTGccgcacagaaaaaaaaccactaCACTTACTGCTTTATCTGCAAGAAACGTATAAACATGAGCCTGAGAGGTCACATGAAAACGCACTTCCCCTCGGGGAACTACACCTGCCCTCGCTGCAACAAGAGATTTAAGCTCTACATGTCTTTACAGAGGCACTTGCAGAAAATTTGCTTCGAGTCTACGAGGCAGCAGGTGAACGCGGGGAGTCCGGAGGTCGCCAAGAACCTtcacaaatgtgacaaatgccAAGATGCGTTTAGTTACAAAGTTTCCCTGGCCAGGCACAAAATAACCCACCACGAGTTGTACTGCAGCGTGTGCAGGAGGGTGTTACGGGACGCGGCGACGTTAGCGCGACACAAGGCCTCGCACACCGCGTTTAAGTGCATCCGCTGTAACGAGACCTTCACTCTCTTTCTGCTGCTACTCAGACACTGTGAGAACGTCCACAAAATTGGCAAACCGTTCAAATGCGACCACTGCCCGAAGACGTTCCCCAAGCTCCGTGTCCTGATCCTCCACGAGTGGAAGCACACGGGTCACCTGCCGTTCCAGTGCGCCCAGTGCGGCTCTCGATTCCGATGTGACACGGATCTCCTTCTCCACGAACGCGTCCACACGAGGGAGAGGCCCTTCCTGTGTCCGGAGTGCGGCAAGACGTTTGCCCAGAATTCCAACCTGATACGTCACATGAATCTCATCCACGGTGAGTTTCGGAACGAAAAGAAGCATTCGTGCTCGCAGTGTGAGAAGTCCTTCAAGGAGAAAGGATCACTGAAGAAGCACCAGCGGACCAGCCACCTCAAAGAGCTGTTCCGGTATCCGTGTCCGCACTGTGGGAAGCTGGTGTCCCGGTCGACGCTTGTCAGACATGAACTGATCCACACTGGAGAGAGACCTTTTAAATGCACGGTGGCAGAATGTGGCAAGGCCTTCAGGTCGGCAACTGAGGTGAAGAATCACGTCCTGTTACATCACACGTCGGAGAGGCCGTTCAGATGTGATGTCTGTGGCAAGGGCTTCACAAGGAAGGGGTTTCTCACCGCACACGCCAAAATACACTTGGGAGAAAGGCCTTTTGTTTGTCCCACATGCGGGAAAGCTTTCCTCAAACTCTACAGCATGGAGAGACACAAAAAGCTGGTTCATACAGTTGTTAAAGAGTAA
- the LOC131448139 gene encoding zinc finger protein 271-like: MDGVISHLHGPSLPLSTLRLLVPPIRLVSAAIWQTVEQKIVSDYGLLEEFVFMVTEIVPQLLSPRQRAELILGLRARLILELCRSDDTADLQVIQPHLDRMQTLTSLWSPETENGEQNKPDSHFMGLVRNLLQDPTERTNFFQDVFPGDFGPTYDKAIQTLMWLFLSRLEKLLPVQTLQQIASLLSNASSVLGECMETMAQPQELKTLLDSYKDLTQLEDIESCIVESGILSVLCLPSEERVMIINDQTETDAVYTVCTEMEVETENKETYTEATVTSDQWFGIGGEVKTEIGAEGTTADESEMADVHHDDQSGTLMIGEDGQVTVLDDTEKKPNRRGRKKKQPTHEEPDYDVLWERPVRKNRGLKMKGYLSQWRKSSRTQSSNAVNTTSKTFTRSQAPNKSNDLDERTCKVCGLVVRQAKFLPRHMSRHSKDDPFSCSVCKRFYKSLRYLQQHRCQGLTGKKKPGRKPKVQVTEEDKAEEASSGVPCDAAAEDPPADDTEQDPDYTPSERKSSKDQSPEGNKSILEGPFFCQHCSAEFKCRQTFRFHMRNICYTEQQVDPETSEDIKRCFRCDECGKVFRYKSTLESHRQTHNPLYCEVCTKLVRDPEALVMHKESHTPFQCNQCDESFLVFKALHKHYIDVHNPTEPFTCTHCQTTFPSLKRFIRHEWKHTGYQPFQCSYCTKRFRSFSDLVEHQKKHTKAYPFLCWECGKKFRHSVTLTRHVERVHNAGEPVLDKPLPTFTCAQCGKTFTSRRCLLKHDNFHHKGMRFPCEHCGKGFFGKDALVRHTLIHTGERPFKCDDCDKSFRSSAELKIHRRYHTGERPFKCNICEKGFVQSCFLTLHMRTHTGERPYVCAVCSKGFSSLHGLKRHRRLVHA, translated from the exons ATGGACGGAGTTATTTCACACTTACACG GTCCCTCTCTTCCACTCTCCACCCTGCGTCTCCTGGTCCCGCCTATCCGTCTCGTCTCCGCGGCAATATGGCAAACGGTGGAGCAGAAAATCGTGTCAGACTATGGGCTGCTCGAGGAGTTTGTGTTCATGGTCACGGAGATCGTTCCCCAGCTGCTGTCCCCACGGCAGCGAGCCGAACTCATTCTGGGTCTGAGGGCTCGG CTCATCCTTGAGTTGTGTCGCTCTGACGACACGGCCGACCTCCAGGTCATTCAGCCTCATCTGGACCGGATGCAGACGCTCACGTCGCTGTGGAGCCCTGAG ACTGAAAACggagaacaaaacaaacccgACTCTCATTTCATGGGCCTCGTCCGAAATCTGCTCCAGGATCCCACAGAGAGAACCAACTTTTTCCAg GACGTTTTCCCGGGCGACTTTGGTCCCACGTATGACAAAGCCATCCAGACTCTGATGTGGCTTTTTCTGTCCAGACTTGAAAAGCTTCTTCCCGTTCAAACCCTTCAGCAG ATCGCGTCTTTGCTCAGCAACGCCTCGTCTGTCCTGGGTGAATGTATGGAGACGATGGCGCAACCTCAGGAGCTGAAGACGCTGCTGGACTCTTACAAAGACCTCACTCAGTTAGAGGATATCG aatCCTGCATCGTAGAAAGTGGCATCTTGTCCGTTCTCTGCCTCCCGTCTGAAGAACGAGTCATGATCATCAACGACCAAACGGAAACGGACGCCGTCTACACGGTCTGCACAGAGATGGAGGTGGAGACCGAGAACAAAGAGACATACACGGAGGCAACCGTGACCTCGGACCAGTGGTTCGGTATCGGCGGCGAAGTGAAGACGGAGATTGGCGCCGAAGGCACCACAGCCGACGAGAGCGAGATGGCCGATGTGCACCACGATGACCAGTCTGGAACGCTGATGATCGGGGAGGACGGCCAGGTGACGGTGCTGGATGACACGGAGAAGAAGCCAAACAGACgcgggaggaagaagaagcaacCCACGCACGAAGAGCCGGATTACGACGTTCTGTGGGAGAGACCCGTGCGAAAGAACCGCGGACTCAAGATGAAAGGCTACCTGTCGCAGTGGAGGAAATCTTCAAGGACGCAGAGCAGCAATGCTGTGAACACCACCTCGAAAACGTTCACCCGATCCCAAGCGCCAAATAAGAGCAACGACTTGGACGAGAGAACGTGCAAAGTGTGCGGCCTCGTGGTGAGACAGGCCAAGTTCTTACCGCGACACATGAGCAGACACTCGAAGGACGACCCGTTTTCCTGTTCGGTGTGTAAAAGGTTTTATAAGAGCTTACGTTACTTGCAGCAGCACAGATGTCAAGGTCTGACGGGTAAGAAGAAGCCTGGCAGGAAACCAAAGGTGCAGGTGACGGAAGAGGACAAGGCTGAAGAGGCGTCCAGCGGGGTTCCCTGCGACGCAGCCGCCGAGGATCCACCGGCAGACGACACCGAGCAGGACCCGGACTACACACCCTCAGAGAGGAAGTCCTCCAAAGACCAAAGTCCGGAAGGAAACAAGAGCATTCTAGAAGGTCCGTTCTTCTGTCAGCACTGCAGTGCTGAGTTCAAGTGCAGACAGACTTTTCGGTTCCACATGAGAAACATTTGCTACACCGAGCAGCAGGTGGATCCCGAGACGTCCGAGGACATCAAGCGCTGTTTCAGGTGCGACGAGTGCGGCAAGGTGTTCCGATACAAATCGACCCTGGAGtcgcacagacagacgcacaacCCGCTCTACTGCGAGGTGTGCACCAAACTGGTCCGAGACCCCGAGGCCCTGGTGATGCACAAAGAATCACACACGCCATTTCAGTGCAACCAGTGCGACGAGAGCTTCCTCGTTTTCAAGGCTCTTCACAAGCACTACATCGACGTCCACAACCCCACCGAGCCGTTCACCTGCACCCACTGTCAGACCACGTTCCCCAGTCTGAAGCGGTTCATCCGACATGAGTGGAAGCACACCGGCTACCAGCCGTTCCAGTGCTCCTACTGCACCAAGAGGTTCCGCTCGTTCTCCGACCTCGTGGAGCACCAGAAGAAGCACACCAAGGCGTATCCGTTCCTGTGCTGGGAGTGTGGCAAGAAGTTCAGGCACAGCGTCACGCTGACGAGGCACGTGGAGCGCGTGCACAACGCCGGCGAACCCGTACTGGACAAACCCCTGCCGACGTTCACCTGCGCACAGTGCGGGAAGACGTTCACGTCCAGGAGGTGCCTCCTGAAACACGACAACTTCCACCACAAGGGGATGCGGTTCCCGTGCGAGCACTGTGGGAAGGGATTCTTTGGCAAGGACGCACTCGTGAGGCACACACTGATTCACACGGGCGAGCGGCCCTTCAAGTGCGACGACTGCGACAAATCCTTCAGGTCCTCGGCCGAGCTGAAGATACACAGGCGGTACCACACCGGGGAGCGGCCGTTCAAATGCAACATTTGCGAGAAGGGTTTCGTCCAGTCGTGCTTCCTGACGTTGCACATGCGAACCCACACGGGAGAGCGGCCGTATGTTTGCGCCGTGTGTAGCAAAGGCTTTTCGAGTCTTCACGGCCTAAAGAGACACAGGAGGCTTGTTCATGCGTAG
- the LOC131448141 gene encoding zinc finger protein 91-like isoform X1: protein MRDNLKGNCPRLPLSALRLLVSPVRLVSAAVWQTVEQKAVAHYGVLEEFVSMVTDLVPELLTTRQRAQLVLGLRARLILELCQCEDSAHSEVVQPHLDRMQTLIQACVKEAGTTNVDVPNSDFVDFVKDMLKDPETRDNFYETVFPEEFGPAFDEALCTLTSLLLCRLEKFLPLHTFQQVASMFGDVSSVLQDCMAPVSQGDELRIVLQYHKENSQLDHNDGSLDGACIISALKFHSVKTTVACRKQAQDAILDQVPSHTGTEVVPSPRTTQTNTDTVPQCHPIGIKHSVQLNPACKSAQRKEKTSTVVVSVNKNPSISRNDSANTAPDTNCSEDDSWSYYSDDDPFCRSPSSSDSWSYYSDTASSLVSPGKSSTGYDSPSGCSDEDPPYKRQKTLSSSKRKPGIADTDVAAQKKNHYTYCFICKKRINMSLRGHMKTHFPSGNYTCPRCNKRFKLYMSLQRHLQKICFESTRQQVNAGSPEVAKNLHKCDKCQDAFSYKVSLARHKITHHELYCSVCRRVLRDAATLARHKASHTAFKCIRCNETFTLFLLLLRHCENVHKIGKPFKCDHCPKTFPKLRVLILHEWKHTGHLPFQCAQCGSRFRCDTDLLLHERVHTRERPFLCPECGKTFAQNSNLIRHMNLIHGEFRNEKKHSCSQCEKSFKEKGSLKKHQRTSHLKELFRYPCPHCGKLVSRSTLVRHELIHTGERPFKCTVAECGKAFRSATEVKNHVLLHHTSERPFRCDVCGKGFTRKGFLTAHAKIHLGERPFVCPTCGKAFLKLYSMERHKKLVHTVVKE from the exons gtcctcgtcttcctctctcCGCTCTTCGTCTCCTGGTCTCACCGGTCCGTCTGGTCTCTGCAGCAGTCTGGCAGACCGTAGAGCAGAAGGCAGTGGCTCATTATGGGGTGCTGGAGGAgtttgtttccatggttacagaCCTTGTCCCGGAGCTGCTCACCACCCGACAGAGGGCCCAACTGGTCCTGGGCCTGAGAGCGCGG CTCATTCTGGAGTTATGTCAGTGTGAAGATTCCGCTCACTCAGAGGTTGTTCAGCCTCACCTGGACAGGATGCAGACGCTAATCCAGGCCTGTGTAAAGGAG GCTGGAACCACAAATGTAGACGTGCCAAACTCAGACTTTGTGGATTTTGTGAAAGACATGTTGAAAGATCCAGAGACGAGAGACAACTTCTATGAG aCAGTTTTCCCTGAAGAGTTTGGTCCTGCGTTTGACGAAGCTCTGTGCACTCTGACATCGCTGCTTCTGTGCAGACTGGAGAAGTTTCTTCCTCTTCACACTTTCCAACAG GTTGCCTCCATGTTTGGTGACGTGTCATCAGTTCTGCAGGACTGTATGGCGCCCGTGTCTCAAGGGGACGAGCTTAGAATCGTCCTGCAGtatcacaaagaaaacagtcagCTTGACCACAATG ACGGTTCCTTGGATGGTGCCTGTATTATTTCAGCTCTCAAATTTCActctgtaaaaacaacagtggCGTGTAGAAAACAAGCACAAGACGCCATCTTGGATCAAGTTCCATCGCACACAGGGACAGAGGTCGTACCGTCACCTcgtacaacacaaacaaacaccgaCACAGTCCCACAATGTCACCCAATTGGGATAAAACACAGTGTCCAGCTCAATCCTGCCTGCAAATCTgcccagaggaaagaaaaaacatccacaGTGGTTGTGTCTGTCAACAAGAATCCAAGCATCTCCAGGAATGACTCAGCAAATACAGCTCCTGACACTAACTGCAGTGAAGATGACTCGTGGTCTTACTACTCGGACGATGATCCTTTCTGTCGCAGTCCCAGTTCGTCGGATTCTTGGTCTTACTACTCGGACACCGCCTCGTCTTTGGTGTCTCCCGGTAAAAGTTCGACTGGGTATGATTCACCGTCAGGCTGCTCAGATGAGGACCCTCCCTACAAGCGTCAGAAAACTTTGTCCTCTTCAAAAAGAAAGCCAGGAATCGCTGACACGGATGTTGccgcacagaaaaaaaaccactaCACTTACTGCTTTATCTGCAAGAAACGTATAAACATGAGCCTGAGAGGTCACATGAAAACGCACTTCCCCTCGGGGAACTACACCTGCCCTCGCTGCAACAAGAGATTTAAGCTCTACATGTCTTTACAGAGGCACTTGCAGAAAATTTGCTTCGAGTCTACGAGGCAGCAGGTGAACGCGGGGAGTCCGGAGGTCGCCAAGAACCTtcacaaatgtgacaaatgccAAGATGCGTTTAGTTACAAAGTTTCCCTGGCCAGGCACAAAATAACCCACCACGAGTTGTACTGCAGCGTGTGCAGGAGGGTGTTACGGGACGCGGCGACGTTAGCGCGACACAAGGCCTCGCACACCGCGTTTAAGTGCATCCGCTGTAACGAGACCTTCACTCTCTTTCTGCTGCTACTCAGACACTGTGAGAACGTCCACAAAATTGGCAAACCGTTCAAATGCGACCACTGCCCGAAGACGTTCCCCAAGCTCCGTGTCCTGATCCTCCACGAGTGGAAGCACACGGGTCACCTGCCGTTCCAGTGCGCCCAGTGCGGCTCTCGATTCCGATGTGACACGGATCTCCTTCTCCACGAACGCGTCCACACGAGGGAGAGGCCCTTCCTGTGTCCGGAGTGCGGCAAGACGTTTGCCCAGAATTCCAACCTGATACGTCACATGAATCTCATCCACGGTGAGTTTCGGAACGAAAAGAAGCATTCGTGCTCGCAGTGTGAGAAGTCCTTCAAGGAGAAAGGATCACTGAAGAAGCACCAGCGGACCAGCCACCTCAAAGAGCTGTTCCGGTATCCGTGTCCGCACTGTGGGAAGCTGGTGTCCCGGTCGACGCTTGTCAGACATGAACTGATCCACACTGGAGAGAGACCTTTTAAATGCACGGTGGCAGAATGTGGCAAGGCCTTCAGGTCGGCAACTGAGGTGAAGAATCACGTCCTGTTACATCACACGTCGGAGAGGCCGTTCAGATGTGATGTCTGTGGCAAGGGCTTCACAAGGAAGGGGTTTCTCACCGCACACGCCAAAATACACTTGGGAGAAAGGCCTTTTGTTTGTCCCACATGCGGGAAAGCTTTCCTCAAACTCTACAGCATGGAGAGACACAAAAAGCTGGTTCATACAGTTGTTAAAGAGTAA